In Risungbinella massiliensis, a single window of DNA contains:
- a CDS encoding GntR family transcriptional regulator, protein MDEKPKTRWEQIYLELRDQIITGVFQPGSEFPTNAEFMRKYDVHSTTIQSAINALINDGLVLSQGKKAPRIVRKAPTRARYYRKGGFSSEFGNVSSKNILALQILQKKEEIPESLQQELSSPVLFYHTEQFLNQELVAVSKAYIPNHIPIRKLHKLMKQAGGSLYGSLEYLGFKPTSCEEIVTCDFATSDERKELRLPKNSNTPVVRIIRKTFDANKQLVEICPLVYRADLYEFAYQFDF, encoded by the coding sequence ATGGACGAGAAACCAAAAACAAGATGGGAACAGATTTATTTAGAACTCCGAGACCAAATTATTACTGGTGTGTTCCAACCTGGTTCTGAGTTTCCTACAAATGCAGAGTTTATGCGAAAGTATGATGTCCATTCGACTACCATTCAATCGGCAATCAATGCACTCATAAATGATGGACTGGTTTTATCTCAAGGTAAGAAAGCTCCACGAATTGTCCGAAAAGCACCGACACGTGCTCGTTATTACCGAAAAGGTGGGTTTAGTTCTGAGTTTGGGAATGTTTCGAGTAAGAATATCTTAGCTCTACAAATCCTCCAGAAGAAGGAAGAGATACCTGAATCTTTACAACAAGAGCTCTCTTCACCAGTTTTGTTTTATCATACAGAGCAATTTCTCAATCAAGAATTAGTTGCAGTATCGAAAGCTTATATTCCAAATCATATTCCGATTAGGAAGCTCCACAAATTGATGAAACAAGCAGGAGGGTCACTCTATGGATCCTTGGAATATTTAGGATTTAAGCCTACTTCCTGTGAAGAAATTGTAACTTGCGATTTTGCTACAAGTGACGAACGAAAAGAATTGCGTCTTCCAAAGAATTCAAATACCCCTGTGGTACGTATCATTCGAAAAACGTTTGATGCCAATAAACAATTGGTAGAAATCTGCCCATTAGTCTATCGTGCGGATCTATATGAGTTTGCATATCAATTTGACTTTTAG
- a CDS encoding HAD family hydrolase, translating to MIKAVLFDLDGTLLPMDTHQFVGAYIQKLAPSLAHLMEPKEFTTHLMAATEDMIRNQEAERTNEEVFVDSFCKRVGVRKEEVWPIFDDFYEKTFPKLMEHTQPGEIAKKVVQAALDQGYQVVVATNPVFPKVAIMERMRWAGVSNLPISFVTVYEETHFCKPNPSYYREIATKLGIEPEECLMVGNDMQEDMVSSTTGMKTYYLKECRIDRGKPQYQVDQEGTMEQLLDQIQNRVGLFARSAQISS from the coding sequence ATGATAAAAGCGGTACTTTTTGATCTCGATGGTACATTATTACCAATGGATACGCACCAATTCGTGGGTGCCTATATTCAAAAACTTGCACCATCACTTGCGCATTTGATGGAACCAAAAGAGTTTACCACTCATCTAATGGCAGCAACAGAGGATATGATCCGTAATCAGGAAGCAGAACGTACCAATGAAGAGGTGTTTGTTGACTCTTTTTGCAAACGTGTTGGGGTAAGAAAAGAGGAGGTCTGGCCGATCTTTGACGATTTTTATGAAAAAACTTTCCCTAAGCTAATGGAACATACTCAGCCAGGAGAGATCGCCAAAAAAGTAGTCCAAGCTGCTCTCGATCAAGGTTATCAGGTAGTAGTCGCAACGAACCCAGTTTTTCCAAAAGTAGCGATCATGGAAAGAATGCGCTGGGCTGGAGTATCAAATCTTCCAATTTCGTTTGTTACGGTTTATGAAGAGACCCATTTCTGTAAACCAAATCCATCGTATTATAGAGAAATAGCCACTAAATTGGGAATCGAACCAGAAGAGTGCCTGATGGTCGGAAATGATATGCAAGAGGATATGGTATCATCCACTACAGGGATGAAAACCTACTACTTAAAAGAATGTCGTATAGATCGTGGAAAACCACAATATCAAGTAGACCAAGAAGGCACGATGGAGCAGCTTCTGGATCAGATACAAAATCGTGTAGGATTGTTCGCAAGATCAGCCCAAATCTCTTCCTAA
- a CDS encoding methylated-DNA--[protein]-cysteine S-methyltransferase encodes MNKQRIYWSEWKSPWGNMTLGKGKGGLLFLDFAPSTTALVSAEKWLFKHQIAPSWEQNELELQEATKQLQEYMHGARQEFDLELDLLGTPFQRKVWEALRTIPFGETRSYQDIANQIENPKAVRAVGGANNKNPISIIVPCHRVIGANGALVGYGGGLDKKKYLLRLEGIDIQNAI; translated from the coding sequence GTGAATAAGCAGCGCATTTATTGGTCTGAGTGGAAGAGTCCATGGGGAAATATGACCTTGGGTAAAGGAAAAGGTGGTTTGTTATTTCTCGACTTTGCACCATCTACTACTGCTTTGGTTTCTGCCGAGAAGTGGCTATTCAAACATCAAATAGCGCCATCTTGGGAACAAAATGAATTAGAGCTACAAGAGGCTACCAAACAGCTACAAGAGTATATGCACGGAGCAAGACAAGAATTTGATCTGGAATTGGATTTATTAGGGACCCCTTTTCAACGGAAAGTGTGGGAAGCTCTTCGCACTATACCATTTGGGGAAACTAGGTCATACCAAGATATTGCTAATCAAATTGAAAATCCCAAAGCAGTTCGTGCTGTGGGTGGAGCTAATAATAAAAATCCTATCTCCATCATCGTTCCCTGTCACCGTGTTATTGGAGCAAATGGGGCATTAGTTGGCTATGGTGGAGGTTTGGATAAAAAGAAATATCTTTTACGTTTAGAAGGAATCGACATACAAAACGCCATCTGA
- a CDS encoding class IV adenylate cyclase, producing the protein MDIEFEAKVIEVNKHEIEKKIKELGGKKINDTTLMRRYVYDITPGDKSKWIRLRDTGKETTLTVKEIKHDGIDGTHEVETVVSDFEATNELLGKLGYSPKGYQENKRTSFVLEGARLEIDEWPMIPPYLEIEADSREEVVRVAEKLGYSEDQLTGENTIKTYARYSINLNEIKELRF; encoded by the coding sequence ATGGACATTGAATTCGAAGCGAAAGTGATCGAAGTGAATAAGCATGAAATCGAAAAGAAAATCAAGGAGCTTGGTGGAAAAAAGATAAACGATACAACGCTAATGCGGCGTTATGTATACGACATTACTCCAGGAGATAAAAGTAAGTGGATTAGGCTGCGGGACACTGGAAAAGAAACTACATTGACCGTAAAAGAAATCAAACACGACGGAATCGATGGAACTCATGAAGTAGAAACAGTAGTTAGCGATTTTGAAGCAACAAACGAATTGTTAGGTAAGTTAGGCTATTCCCCTAAAGGTTACCAGGAGAACAAGAGAACAAGTTTCGTTCTGGAAGGAGCACGTCTCGAAATTGATGAATGGCCAATGATTCCTCCCTATCTAGAGATAGAGGCAGATTCACGCGAAGAAGTAGTGAGAGTTGCAGAAAAATTGGGTTATAGTGAAGATCAACTTACAGGCGAAAATACTATCAAGACTTATGCACGCTATAGTATTAACTTGAATGAAATTAAGGAACTCCGGTTTTAA
- a CDS encoding spore coat protein, translated as MDLTQQTGLNPAPNLQQGMVARNHSGHEVNDVHELLSGTIGVLDQYMMFRQYVQCQELLGILDRQYQFMMDEYNMLVQCFHTGQDPQHGTKRYQMHQSNENIVYGIKPGQPKKPAQSLAEISSQHISGYMLGHVKSMAGMKAVAATEITNPVVRRVVADSVPNCIEMAYELFLYQNKNGYYPLPQYNEQDMKMMQNAYAPAQGMPQMPQPQMMQ; from the coding sequence ATGGATCTAACTCAACAAACTGGTCTTAATCCAGCTCCCAATTTGCAGCAAGGTATGGTAGCTCGTAATCACAGTGGTCATGAGGTAAATGATGTTCATGAGTTGCTATCTGGAACAATCGGTGTTTTAGATCAGTACATGATGTTTCGTCAGTATGTACAATGCCAAGAACTTCTAGGGATATTGGATCGCCAATATCAGTTCATGATGGACGAATACAACATGTTGGTTCAATGCTTCCATACTGGTCAAGACCCACAACATGGTACAAAACGCTACCAAATGCACCAAAGTAACGAAAATATTGTATATGGTATCAAACCAGGACAACCAAAAAAACCTGCTCAATCTCTAGCAGAAATCAGTTCCCAACACATTTCCGGCTACATGCTAGGGCATGTTAAATCAATGGCAGGAATGAAAGCAGTAGCTGCTACGGAAATCACCAACCCGGTAGTTCGTCGTGTAGTAGCAGATAGTGTGCCAAACTGCATTGAAATGGCATACGAGCTCTTCTTGTATCAAAATAAAAATGGATATTATCCATTACCGCAATACAATGAGCAAGATATGAAAATGATGCAAAATGCTTATGCACCAGCTCAAGGAATGCCACAAATGCCTCAGCCACAAATGATGCAGTAA
- the ribD gene encoding bifunctional diaminohydroxyphosphoribosylaminopyrimidine deaminase/5-amino-6-(5-phosphoribosylamino)uracil reductase RibD gives MSDLDFMMEAVMEGRKAQGKTGTNPPVGAIIVKDGEIVGRGHTSHLGGPHAEVNALAAADEKAKGATVYCTLEPCAHWGRTGPCCVALTDAGVSRVVVGIVDPYYEVNGKGIDHLREHGVEVSIGFCEDLIRADLKDFLERVAKEIKK, from the coding sequence ATGAGTGATTTAGATTTCATGATGGAAGCGGTTATGGAAGGGAGGAAGGCTCAAGGGAAAACTGGAACGAATCCTCCTGTAGGAGCAATTATTGTGAAAGATGGAGAAATCGTTGGGAGAGGTCACACATCTCATCTTGGAGGACCTCATGCGGAAGTTAATGCTTTGGCTGCTGCTGATGAGAAAGCAAAAGGGGCAACGGTATACTGTACCTTGGAACCGTGTGCTCACTGGGGTAGAACAGGCCCTTGCTGTGTAGCACTTACTGATGCAGGAGTCTCTCGTGTTGTTGTTGGTATAGTAGATCCTTATTATGAAGTCAACGGGAAAGGAATCGACCATCTGCGAGAGCATGGCGTTGAAGTGAGTATTGGATTCTGTGAAGATTTGATTCGTGCGGATTTGAAAGATTTTCTTGAAAGAGTTGCAAAAGAGATTAAGAAGTAA
- the trmL gene encoding tRNA (uridine(34)/cytosine(34)/5-carboxymethylaminomethyluridine(34)-2'-O)-methyltransferase TrmL, whose protein sequence is MAFHIVLVEPEIPQNTGNIARQCSVTGAKLHLVRPLGFEIDDKKLKRAGLDYWNELHIEYHDSFAQLQEKYPEGRFFCATTKADKFYHQQQYQNGDFLVFGKETAGLSKEILEQNRDHLIRIPMLPVSRSMNLSNSVAVVLMEAMRQIDFPGCR, encoded by the coding sequence GTGGCTTTTCATATTGTACTGGTGGAACCTGAGATCCCACAAAATACTGGCAATATCGCAAGGCAATGTTCCGTTACAGGTGCGAAGCTTCATCTAGTTCGTCCTCTTGGGTTTGAAATTGATGACAAAAAGCTAAAAAGAGCTGGGCTCGATTATTGGAATGAATTACATATTGAATATCATGATTCCTTTGCCCAATTGCAGGAGAAATATCCGGAAGGGCGTTTTTTTTGTGCTACAACCAAGGCGGACAAGTTCTATCATCAACAACAATACCAAAATGGAGACTTTCTAGTTTTTGGGAAAGAGACGGCAGGCTTGTCAAAAGAGATCTTAGAGCAGAATCGGGACCATCTGATTCGTATTCCGATGCTACCAGTCAGCCGATCCATGAATTTATCTAACTCTGTGGCCGTCGTATTGATGGAAGCGATGCGACAGATTGATTTTCCTGGATGTAGATAG
- the yhbH gene encoding sporulation protein YhbH has translation MKEDFLFIVSEEDWSLHRKGFEDQIRHQEKVKEAIRENLADLVSEESVVMSDGKQVVKIPIRSLEEYRFRYNHQKGKQLGQGQGDSKVGDVLASDPAKGKKGPGKGSGAGDQAGEDYLEAEVTLEELETMLFQELELPFLVEKEQSDQTVEDIRFQDIRKKGLMGNIDKRRTLLQAIKRNALAGEKGKARITLDDLRFKTWEEKIVPHSNAVVIAMMDTSGSMGVFEKYIARSFFFWMVRFLRTKYEQVEIVFIAHHTEAKEVNEDIFFNKGESGGTICSSAYRKALEVIDERYPPSRFNIYPFHFSDGDNLTSDNERCVHLVKELINRSNLFGYGEVNQYNRHSTLMTAFRHIKDPHFLHYIIREKSQVYDSLKYFFHKREGK, from the coding sequence GTGAAAGAGGACTTCCTGTTTATCGTTTCCGAAGAAGATTGGTCCTTACATCGCAAAGGGTTTGAAGATCAGATTCGTCATCAAGAAAAAGTAAAAGAAGCGATTAGAGAGAACCTAGCAGATCTCGTAAGTGAAGAAAGTGTAGTGATGTCTGATGGGAAGCAAGTGGTCAAAATTCCAATTCGCTCATTAGAGGAGTATCGCTTTCGTTATAATCACCAAAAAGGCAAACAATTGGGGCAGGGTCAAGGAGATAGCAAAGTAGGAGATGTTTTGGCAAGTGATCCTGCTAAAGGGAAAAAAGGACCAGGCAAAGGCAGTGGTGCTGGAGATCAAGCTGGAGAAGATTATTTAGAGGCGGAAGTAACACTAGAAGAGCTAGAAACTATGCTATTCCAAGAATTAGAGTTGCCTTTTCTTGTGGAAAAAGAACAAAGTGATCAGACAGTAGAAGATATTCGCTTCCAAGATATTCGGAAAAAAGGTTTGATGGGAAATATCGACAAGCGACGAACGCTTTTGCAAGCGATCAAGCGAAACGCATTGGCTGGAGAAAAAGGGAAAGCACGAATTACATTGGACGATCTACGATTTAAAACGTGGGAAGAAAAGATCGTACCACACTCCAATGCGGTAGTCATTGCCATGATGGATACTTCTGGATCCATGGGGGTATTTGAAAAATATATCGCTCGTAGCTTCTTTTTTTGGATGGTTCGTTTTCTCCGGACCAAATACGAACAAGTAGAGATTGTTTTCATCGCTCATCATACCGAAGCCAAAGAAGTGAATGAAGATATTTTTTTCAACAAAGGAGAAAGCGGTGGAACGATCTGTTCCTCTGCTTACCGAAAAGCTCTTGAGGTCATCGATGAACGCTATCCACCTAGCCGTTTTAATATTTATCCATTCCACTTTTCCGACGGAGACAACCTCACCTCTGATAACGAACGCTGTGTTCACCTAGTTAAAGAACTAATTAACCGTTCTAATCTTTTTGGGTATGGGGAAGTGAATCAATATAATCGCCACAGTACTCTCATGACCGCCTTCCGTCATATCAAAGACCCACACTTTTTGCACTATATCATTAGGGAGAAATCGCAAGTGTATGACTCACTCAAGTATTTTTTTCATAAGCGTGAAGGGAAGTAA
- a CDS encoding IucA/IucC family protein — MSIDQSMQKMKQILTPTIWEEVSIQLLCKMLAEMMYEEIIHPTEMAHHPERDTYSYELKVANEVVYIYEAKKHLFDSYSIIPPSIKRLQGNTVIQASNPLQFLIDLQPTIPMSGETAAHLIREYQQTLIADAHILHKKRNNKDLNLTELDYAELEGEMEGHPWITYNKGRVGFSYEDYLSYAPEQQKTTQFLWIAACKDHTDLRTVEQVNLEKLIEEEIGTELAEKWRKQLVQEGLSPAEYIFMPVHEWQWDQYLIQMFAEQIANQVIVPLGRGEDQYLPQQSIRTFVNISRKQRYHVKLPMSILNTLVYRGLPSERTVLAPQITSYIQNIYHQDSFLRDEHRVILPGENASINISHPYFERIAGSPYQYLELLGCIWRESIYNLIEEDEQPITLASLLYIDGNGKPFVQSLIDKSGLSVEEWFKQLFAVLLPPLLHYLYQYGVVFSPHGQNTILVLKNHRPHRLAIKDFVDDVNVSKYTLPELANLSDELRNVLRSEEPEGLCQFIFTGLFVCHFRYLGQLVEAHIGWSEQSFWQEVRSVIKNYQKRFPELQERFEIFNLLRPQFTKLCLNRNRMLDYGYNDDSDRPHASEFGKVNNPLALISINQE; from the coding sequence ATGAGTATTGATCAATCTATGCAAAAGATGAAACAAATTCTAACCCCAACTATTTGGGAAGAAGTATCAATCCAACTACTTTGTAAGATGCTTGCTGAAATGATGTACGAAGAAATTATTCATCCTACGGAAATGGCTCATCATCCCGAACGAGATACATATTCCTATGAATTAAAAGTAGCAAATGAGGTCGTTTATATATATGAAGCGAAGAAGCATTTGTTTGATAGTTATAGCATCATCCCTCCTTCTATCAAACGACTTCAGGGAAATACAGTGATTCAAGCGAGTAATCCACTACAATTCCTAATTGATTTGCAGCCGACAATCCCAATGTCAGGTGAAACTGCGGCTCATCTAATTCGTGAATACCAACAAACCCTGATCGCTGATGCGCACATCCTTCACAAAAAACGGAACAATAAAGACCTCAACCTCACCGAATTAGATTACGCAGAGCTAGAAGGTGAGATGGAAGGACATCCCTGGATTACTTATAACAAAGGAAGAGTTGGGTTCAGCTATGAAGATTACCTATCGTATGCACCAGAGCAACAGAAAACGACACAGTTCTTATGGATTGCAGCCTGTAAAGACCACACAGACCTTCGCACCGTCGAACAAGTCAATTTAGAGAAGTTAATTGAAGAAGAAATAGGCACAGAGCTTGCCGAGAAATGGAGAAAGCAACTCGTTCAAGAAGGACTTTCACCAGCAGAATATATTTTTATGCCCGTACATGAATGGCAATGGGATCAATACCTTATTCAAATGTTTGCAGAGCAAATCGCAAACCAAGTTATCGTTCCTCTTGGCCGTGGAGAAGATCAGTATCTCCCACAACAATCTATACGTACCTTTGTCAATATATCAAGAAAACAACGATATCATGTAAAATTACCAATGAGTATCTTAAATACGCTAGTCTATCGTGGACTTCCTAGTGAACGAACAGTCTTAGCACCACAAATTACTAGCTATATTCAAAACATCTATCACCAAGATTCCTTTTTACGTGATGAGCATCGAGTTATTCTACCTGGTGAAAATGCGAGTATCAACATAAGTCACCCATACTTTGAGAGAATTGCGGGCTCCCCTTATCAATATCTAGAACTGCTTGGATGTATATGGCGTGAAAGTATCTACAACCTAATTGAGGAAGACGAACAACCAATTACATTAGCATCCCTACTCTATATAGACGGCAATGGAAAACCATTTGTTCAATCGTTAATTGATAAATCTGGTTTGTCTGTAGAAGAATGGTTTAAACAATTATTCGCTGTACTCCTTCCTCCACTTCTACATTACTTGTATCAATATGGAGTTGTCTTCTCTCCACATGGTCAGAACACGATCTTAGTACTGAAAAACCATCGTCCACATCGCTTAGCTATCAAAGACTTTGTCGATGATGTCAATGTCAGCAAATATACTCTACCAGAACTAGCAAACCTCTCTGATGAACTTCGTAATGTACTACGAAGCGAAGAGCCAGAAGGACTTTGTCAGTTTATCTTTACAGGACTCTTCGTCTGTCACTTTCGTTATCTTGGACAATTAGTAGAGGCACATATTGGCTGGAGCGAGCAATCATTCTGGCAAGAAGTCCGAAGTGTCATCAAGAACTATCAAAAACGTTTCCCTGAACTCCAAGAACGGTTTGAGATCTTTAATCTACTAAGACCTCAGTTCACCAAACTATGTCTTAACCGAAATCGTATGCTTGATTATGGATATAATGATGATTCAGATCGTCCGCATGCGTCAGAATTTGGTAAAGTAAACAATCCATTAGCATTAATTTCCATAAATCAAGAATAA
- a CDS encoding PrkA family serine protein kinase, whose protein sequence is MDFLKRLSDYREREKQFHWEGTFAEYLQLVKKNPNVSQTAHSRVYQMIAQAGIEIDGQGNKLYHFFDGEIYGLDRAIERLVEEYFHSAARRLDVRKRVLLLMGPVSGGKSTIVSLLKKGLEKFSRTDEGALYAIKGCPMHEEPLNMVPQALRKEFEQEFGIKIEGNLCPSCRFRLEEEYHGRFEDVMVERVLLSEDERVGIGTFSPSDPKSQDIADLTGSIDFATITEYGSESDPRAYRFDGELNKANRGLMEFQEMLKCDEKFLWNLLSLTQEGNFKAGRFALISADELIVAHTNEAEYKSFIANKKNEALHSRIIVMPIPYNLKVTEEEKIYDKLISQSDLGNVHIAPHSLRTAAIFSILTRLKESKKQGVDLLKKLKIYDGKQVEGLKEIDVEELQSEFLDEGMSGIDPRYVINRISSALIRTDADYVNALDILRSLKDGLDQHPSITAEQRDRYLQFISIARQEYDEIAKKEVQKAFVYSYEESAKNLMDNYLDNVEAYCNWGKIRDPLTGDEMQPDEKLMRSIEEQIGISENAKKAFREEILIRISAYARKGKRFDYNSHERLREAIQKKLFADLKDVVKITTSIKSPDKTQLQKMNDVIARLVEDYGYTPSSANGLLRYVGSLLNR, encoded by the coding sequence ATGGATTTCTTAAAACGACTTTCAGACTATCGAGAAAGAGAAAAGCAGTTCCATTGGGAAGGTACATTTGCAGAGTATTTACAACTAGTGAAAAAGAATCCGAATGTTTCGCAGACTGCCCATTCACGAGTTTATCAGATGATTGCTCAAGCCGGAATTGAAATAGATGGACAAGGAAACAAACTCTATCATTTCTTTGATGGGGAGATCTACGGTCTTGATCGAGCCATTGAGCGTTTGGTGGAGGAGTATTTTCATTCAGCTGCACGTCGACTAGATGTACGAAAACGGGTTCTTCTGTTGATGGGACCAGTTAGTGGTGGGAAATCTACCATTGTATCTTTGCTCAAAAAAGGGTTAGAAAAATTCTCTCGTACTGATGAAGGTGCGCTCTATGCCATAAAAGGTTGCCCAATGCATGAAGAACCACTTAATATGGTTCCGCAAGCACTTCGAAAAGAGTTCGAGCAAGAGTTTGGAATTAAAATAGAAGGCAATCTTTGTCCGTCTTGTCGTTTTCGATTGGAAGAAGAATACCATGGGCGATTTGAAGATGTCATGGTAGAACGAGTTTTGCTATCGGAAGATGAGCGTGTAGGGATTGGTACATTTAGTCCATCCGATCCTAAATCACAAGATATTGCAGATTTAACGGGAAGCATTGATTTTGCAACGATTACAGAATACGGTTCCGAATCAGATCCGCGGGCATATCGTTTTGATGGTGAGTTAAACAAAGCGAATCGAGGTCTGATGGAATTCCAAGAGATGCTAAAATGTGATGAGAAGTTTCTCTGGAATTTGCTATCACTCACCCAAGAAGGAAATTTCAAAGCGGGACGTTTTGCTCTGATCTCTGCCGACGAATTAATCGTAGCTCATACGAACGAAGCAGAGTACAAATCGTTTATCGCCAATAAAAAAAATGAAGCACTCCACTCTCGGATCATCGTAATGCCGATTCCATATAACCTCAAAGTGACCGAAGAAGAAAAAATCTACGATAAATTAATCTCTCAAAGCGATCTAGGCAACGTACACATCGCTCCTCACTCCTTGCGCACAGCCGCAATTTTCTCGATCCTAACTCGTCTCAAAGAATCTAAAAAGCAAGGTGTCGACTTACTCAAAAAGCTCAAAATTTATGATGGCAAACAAGTGGAAGGTCTCAAAGAGATTGATGTAGAAGAGCTGCAATCAGAATTTCTAGATGAGGGGATGTCAGGTATCGACCCTCGCTATGTAATAAATCGAATCTCTAGTGCATTGATTCGAACAGATGCAGATTATGTCAATGCGCTTGACATTCTTCGCTCACTCAAAGACGGACTTGATCAACATCCATCTATCACTGCCGAACAAAGAGATCGGTACCTGCAATTTATTTCGATAGCTCGTCAGGAGTATGATGAGATCGCCAAAAAAGAGGTGCAAAAAGCATTCGTCTACTCGTATGAAGAATCAGCAAAAAATCTAATGGACAATTACCTAGATAATGTAGAGGCGTACTGTAATTGGGGCAAAATCCGCGATCCGTTGACTGGTGATGAGATGCAACCCGATGAGAAGTTAATGCGCTCTATTGAAGAGCAGATTGGCATTTCAGAAAATGCTAAAAAGGCTTTCCGAGAAGAGATCTTGATTCGTATCTCCGCTTATGCACGGAAAGGAAAACGATTTGACTATAACAGCCATGAACGGCTAAGAGAAGCAATCCAAAAGAAGTTGTTTGCTGATCTAAAAGACGTGGTGAAGATCACTACCTCGATCAAATCACCTGATAAGACTCAACTTCAAAAGATGAATGATGTGATCGCCAGACTAGTAGAAGATTATGGTTATACGCCATCAAGTGCCAATGGTTTGTTGCGGTATGTTGGAAGTCTATTAAACCGATGA
- a CDS encoding transporter substrate-binding domain-containing protein gives MSKRFLIVSLILLAFGIGTLFPQVSKTVVAEKSAHSRLDNILKKKKIRIGTTGDYKPFTYWNSETKQFEGYDIDAAKMLAKNLGVEVEFVRTSWPTLMQDLQADKFDIAVGGISRNLERQKTAHLTAPYIRDGKSPLIRIEDKERFKSLADIDQPSVRIGVNPGGTNEKFVQENIKQAQVTVVENNLDIPNMVAEGKFDVMITDSVEARFYAKQDTRLYAALVDQPFTTHEKGYLIHRGDLDFQNWINLWMEEMKLQGKFKELEQKWLE, from the coding sequence ATGAGTAAGCGGTTTTTAATTGTGAGTTTAATACTCTTAGCATTCGGAATTGGAACACTATTCCCGCAAGTTAGCAAAACAGTGGTAGCCGAAAAGTCGGCCCATTCCCGGTTGGATAATATTTTAAAGAAAAAGAAAATCCGTATTGGAACTACCGGAGATTATAAGCCATTTACCTATTGGAACTCCGAAACCAAACAGTTTGAAGGATATGATATTGATGCTGCTAAGATGCTGGCAAAGAATTTGGGAGTAGAGGTGGAATTTGTCCGAACATCGTGGCCGACATTGATGCAGGATCTTCAAGCGGATAAATTTGATATTGCTGTGGGGGGAATCTCAAGAAATCTGGAACGGCAAAAGACGGCTCATCTAACGGCACCTTATATACGTGATGGGAAATCGCCTCTAATCCGGATCGAAGATAAAGAACGATTTAAAAGCCTAGCGGATATTGATCAGCCATCGGTCAGAATTGGTGTGAACCCTGGAGGTACCAATGAGAAGTTTGTACAGGAGAATATTAAACAAGCTCAGGTAACCGTTGTTGAAAATAATCTGGATATCCCCAATATGGTTGCAGAAGGAAAGTTTGATGTCATGATTACAGACAGTGTAGAAGCCAGATTCTATGCGAAACAAGATACACGATTGTATGCCGCACTGGTGGATCAACCCTTTACAACCCATGAAAAGGGATATCTAATTCACCGAGGCGATCTAGATTTTCAAAACTGGATCAATCTCTGGATGGAAGAAATGAAGTTGCAAGGAAAATTTAAAGAACTGGAACAGAAATGGCTTGAATAA
- a CDS encoding amidase domain-containing protein: protein MAPFLYEREQAVAYANTYWQNYNPQFKRFSDDCTNFISQCLFAGGMPIEVSASKSRGWWYRGIGQRAIWSYSWTVANSLYWYLRKRDGVKVVPKATDLRLGDVICYDWEGDGKWNHNTMVTGFNENGEPLVNAHTRDSQARYWRYQDSPGYTKNTRYAFFQIG from the coding sequence ATGGCGCCTTTTTTGTATGAACGAGAGCAAGCAGTAGCATATGCCAATACGTATTGGCAAAATTATAATCCACAGTTTAAACGTTTCTCAGATGATTGTACCAATTTTATTTCCCAATGCTTGTTTGCAGGTGGGATGCCGATTGAGGTGAGTGCGTCCAAATCAAGGGGTTGGTGGTATCGAGGAATTGGACAAAGAGCGATCTGGAGCTATTCGTGGACGGTGGCTAATAGTCTATATTGGTATTTACGAAAAAGAGATGGGGTAAAAGTGGTTCCAAAGGCAACTGATTTACGTTTGGGGGATGTGATTTGTTACGACTGGGAAGGAGACGGTAAGTGGAATCATAATACGATGGTAACAGGTTTTAATGAGAACGGAGAACCACTGGTAAATGCCCACACCCGTGATAGTCAAGCCCGATATTGGAGATACCAAGATTCACCTGGGTACACAAAGAACACAAGATATGCTTTTTTTCAGATCGGTTAA